Below is a window of Penaeus vannamei isolate JL-2024 chromosome 34, ASM4276789v1, whole genome shotgun sequence DNA.
aagaaaaataaaagaaaaaaagaaaacaaaacaataaaagaaaacttgaaaggaaaaaaatagacaaaagaaaaaaaaaataatagtggaaaaaaaaataatgagagaaaagaaaagaacaaaaagaaaaaaccgaATCACGGACAACCTGCGCAAACCTTTACCCAATCCGCCAAAACAAGTGAGCTTGCCAGGGACGGCTTGCAAAACCTGTCTGCATTACGATGTGAGAGTCAAGGTCACGGGGGTGGTCATGCATGCAGCAAGAACATTTTAAAAGGTACACATGCACAATTAagtagagacatacatatatacatatacagacatacacttacactggtacacatatatagtatatacagtatatatatatatatatatatatatatatatatatatatatatatatatatatatatatatatatacacacacacacacacacacacacacacacacacatatatatgtatatctgtacatatatttatgcatatatatataaataaataaataaatatatatatatatatatatatatatatatatatatatatatatatatatatatatgtatatgtatgtatgtatgtatgtatatatgtacatacatatatatatatatgcacatatatatatatgcacacacacacacacacacacacacacacacacacacacacacacacacacacacacacacacttctttccTGCACCAATTACCTTGGATGCTGCTTTTAAATTGAGGAAGTAAGATcatgtcaagagagagagaggatgggggagtgagggagagggagggagggagagattgactgatagacaggcagacagagagagagagagagagagagagagagagagagagagagagagagagagagacagagagagagggagagagagagagagagagagagagagagagggagagggagggaggagagattgactgatagacaggcagacagagagagagagagagagagagagagagagagagagagagagagagagagagagagagagagagagagagagagagagagagagagagagagagagagggagagggagggagggagagattggctgatagataggcagacagagagagagagagagatggagagagagagagagagagagagagagagagagagagagagagggagagaggagggaggagagattgattgatagataggcagacagagagagagagagagagagagagagagagagagagagagagagagagagagagagagagagagagagagagagagagagagagagagagagagagagagagagagagggagggagggagagagagatggagagagagagagagagagagagagagagagagagagagagagagagagaggagagagagagagagattgagagagagagagagagagagagagagagagagagagagagagagagagagagagagagagagagagagagagagagggagagggagagagagagagatggagagagagaggtagatagatagatagatagatagagagagagggagagggagggagggagagattgactgatagataggcagacagagagagagagagagagagatggagagagagagagagagagagagagagagagagagagagagagagagagagagagagagagagagagagagatggagagagagaggtagatagatagatagatagtagatagagagagagggagagggagggaggaagagagattgattgatagatagataggcagacagacagagagagagagagagagagagagagagagagagagagagagagagagagagagagagagagagagagagagagagagagagagagagagaaagagaagagagaaagagaaagagagagagagagagagagatagagagagagagagagagagagagagagagagagagagagagagagagagagaaagaaagagaaagagaaagagaaaggcgaaagagaaagagagagagagagagagagagagagagagagagagagagagagagagagagagagagagagagaaagagaaagagaaagagaaaaagagagagagagatgcagatagacaaagacaaagacagatccgagagagagataaattaaataacaacaacaacaacagcagcaaaataaaacaaagatccCAATAATCAAtcgataaacaaaatacaaaaatccaGCCAATCAATAATTttcaaaacacaaagaaatacaattcgtatttatgcatgtatatgtatgtatacacacgcatacacacgtatatacatacatatatatatatatatatatatatatatatatatatatatatatatatatatgtatatatataaatatatatatatatatttatatatacatatatatatacatatatatatatacatatatatatatatatatatatatatatatatatatatatatatatatatgtattatgtatatatatgtatgtatatgggcacacatatacgcacacacatatgaatatatatatatatatatatatatatatatatatatatatatatatatatatatatatatatgaatatgaatatgaatatgaatatatatatatatatatatatatatatatatatatatatatatatatatatatatacatatatctgtgtgtgtgtgtgtgtgtgtgtgtgtgtgtgtgtatgtatgtatgtacacactcacatagatatacatacatacatacatacacacatacatatatatatatatatatatatatatatatatatatatatatatatatgtatatatatatatatatatatatatatatatatatatatatatatatatatatatatatatatatatatatacatatattcgtattcgTTTTCGCCGCAAAAGTTGTGAAACGCCCGCTCACCGCGCAGCGTGGATCGGCCCAAACGCGGATCGCTTTACGAACTGAACGGCAGCGAAAAGTCAATAATTTTCCGTTCTTCAAGAAAATGGTGTCAAAGTAACATAGtcgaaaggcatatatatatatttttttttaagtcagaTTTTTGTGAAGTAGTCGTGCTTATATTTAATTTTGTCGTTGTCTTCTGAATTTGATGCGAATTTTGACTTTTCCGCCGCGATGCGAAAGTCGTATCCGGACAGTCTCGAATCTAACTGTGAATCATATccgagataaaaaaatatattgccaaTTTTTTAAGGGCAAGACTCTTTATTGGAAACTCAATAAAGATTTTTGGATGAATTTCCTCGGAAGACATTGAAAGATGCCTTCAACCTTTTAAATTCTTATATGTGGCTGAGTGAATTGAACTTTTGATGACGTCATTCATGATATCATAGACATTATTGGCATGAGGATATTGTTAATGATTGCAACGCTGATAACAGTATTATATATTCTTAATAAGTTGATTaaaatatcaaaaaatatatataaacttataacaTGGAACATAGACAGTCTGTGTTTTTTATAATTTATGATATTGGTGAACAGGCATAAATTTCAATTACCTTTTTTATCCCATGTAATGAACTCAGCCAAATTACCCTCCATTaatgagagaaagcagaaaatttCAATAAAAGAATATAGATCAATTTTAGAAACACATAACCTGCCTAAACATAGGTATTAGATATAATCTCTATAGAATGACAAAGAAACATGGcatggaataaaatgaaaaataataacagtatggaAAATAAACGTGAATCGGAGCGTCCCAGAATCTGCCATAGGTTGccagttgctgttttttttcccaGACTGACCGCGCTATAGTACTCCACAAGTCGAATCATTCACAAAAAAACTAGAGAATTTTGAAAATAGGATTCCAGCTGCGACGTATTGTAAGACTGTTTAGTTAAAGCAACAAACATTCCTAAAATGAggtaaaagtaatatatatttttatgtagtaAGTTGGTTATTGTTGAATATGTAATTATAATTGCTGATTCAGTTGTTGATATTCTCACACATATGATTGCAggcatttcatatatttttattatcttcaacTGATATCTATTACGGTGAGATCAAAgactacacatataaacatgtatatatataatcagatgatgagataaataaatagatatagatacagctaaatacaccacacatacacaaacaaaaagtcCACCTTTTCCCGCATACCGTTACCTCATAttgaagaggaacaaaaaaacacagaaaaaatccTCTAGTATCTTCCTTGTTACCAAGGTTTGGCACCAAGGTTTGGCACCAAGACACCTATAAAGCATCAAGAGAAGGAATGCATCTTCAGTCGACTTCTGTTCTCACTGCAGtcaacaccctctctctctcctccaaaatGGTAACACATCCTTATTTGACATTAGCTTCCAGTCTTTCAATGGGTTTGGTAACTAACAGAGTgatattgtattataattatttctaagtTTGCGTatttcttatctatccatcttatatatatatatatatatatatatatatatatatatatatatatatatatatatatatatatatatatatatatatatatatatatatatatatatatatatatatatatatatataaatgcacatccatctctctgcctgtctatcaataCGCgcaagtgtgtacatatatgtgtatgtgtgagacagcgtgtgtgtgtgtgtgtgctgtgtgagtgtgagagtaagagtgtgtgtttgaggaaagagagtatgtttgtgtgtttgtgtgtatgtgttaatgacCTTTATGCTTTAGGATAATTTTGGACACAaggctttttccctcctcttgacTTTCGAGTAATTGAGCCATTACTAGCTGTTGCAGCCGATCATAATAATTGATTATAATAccgatattattttttatgattatattggTTTCAAGAATACAAAAAGAAACTATTATAAAAGTCATAGCGGTCAGTACCATCCAGGTTTAGGTATTAGGGTAAGTATGACGAATATATACCATTTATTATTAGCTACCACGGTTGCgagtatttttttctagttttcacaatattgctattatggttattgtaatgataacaaaagtactatacagaaataaaatgtatatactaaAATGCAAACCATTACGAAATACGTAAACAATATAAACGAAAGTAAAAGatataaaatagaataagtaAAATTAAACAGACATAAGAAAGACTAACAGACATAAAACGAAACAGCTAACATGAAAttagtaaaataaaatagatatagaaataataatcatgttgGGATGCAGATTTCCCGCGTTGTGTTCGGACTCCTGGTCGTGACTCTGCTGGCTGTCTCCGCCTTCGCCTTCCCCGACCCAAGCGGAGGATACGGACACCGCATCATCGGATACGGACACATTGGACACGGATACGGACACGGCTATGGTGGCCACCGTGTCATTTTAGGCTATGGCGGCCTCGGCGGCGGGTACGGATACAGGCCGTACTGGTGAGAGGTGAGGTTTACAGAAAATTCATTTCGTATTTTAGTgattctattttcatctttatttaggTTTCTTGATTTAATCTATCGGTGTGTTGTGAACTGAACTATTTATAACGGAATGCTGatttatattgtaattatttgtttctttgtgagctacgaaaaattattttatatattactttcttttatctgttcCTTATTCAGAATTTTCAATTGTTATTTTTCACAACCTATTTCTACGTAATGAAATGCAAACCAATGTTTtcccaaactgtaaaaaaaaaaaaaaaaaaaaaaaaaaaaaaatctgtcacgtGTATTTCATGCATAAGAcctttcatcattcttttctttttttcatgatcCATCTATTTCCTCTCCACatccacacagagaaagaaaaccgaAAGGACAAGACAACTAGGAAAATTTTCCCAATTCTTCGTTCAACCTCCACTTCGATGCTGTCCGGGATCTGTCTCCAATAATTGGAAAAAGAAGCttttaaaagaataatgaaatcagGTTccaataactttctctctctctcttgtttacatCAACCTTCCTGCTTGACTCCTTCGTGTGTCTTGTTTGCAATAAACGCTGTATTTTGCTTCaactttattgcattttttcccccaaattgTATTTGTTTTCAAGTGGTAGAGTATATAAAGTATcacgtgtttattttatttattttattattattattactattactactactactattattattatcattttgtatatAGTTTTCTGATGGTAAGCtatgactatatataaatatcacgtGTTTTTTCTGTAATTAAGAAAGACATATTTAGAGTCCGTTTACAGAGTGAATGTAAAATGCGACAAGGAATTATCAAGTGTTAATATCAGCTCACCAAATTCCCTTTCTTGAGTTTTTGTGCCGTCCAGAcaaatatttgatatttgtaaTCAGTGGTTTTGCAATATAAAAGAAACCTTAGTGTCTATAATCTCTATGAATGGCACTGGTGGTTTTCCAAAACATTTTAAGTATATCATAGTTACTTCTGCTGGGAAATTACATTTTGTGTCTTCTGCAggtattttttttacacatacgcacacatacatccatatacaagtATGCGGATGTACTGCTTCAagtaaaacactagcagtcagttaaacctttattgtcatgttcacaagctggtaggtatgagcaGTGTATGCAATTTGCAAGATGACAACAGACACGTGAGCGTGGTGAAAAGAGCGTGGCTAGCTca
It encodes the following:
- the LOC113813791 gene encoding uncharacterized protein; the encoded protein is MRGTKKHRKNPLVSSLLPRFGTKVWHQDTYKASREGMHLQSTSVLTAVNTLSLSSKMISRVVFGLLVVTLLAVSAFAFPDPSGGYGHRIIGYGHIGHGYGHGYGGHRVILGYGGLGGGYGYRPYW